A segment of the Fusobacterium ulcerans genome:
ATTCATATGCCAGTACAAAGGATCAGCTTCAAAAATTTAGAAACCAAATTTTTACTTAATTTTATAAAAAAATAAACTTACTTGGAGAAGAGGAAAAGAGAATGGATAAGGTTAAAATGCTGGGAATATACGAAGAAGGATATGGAGTTGTAGCAAAAAAAGTAATGAGGGACAAAACTTTAAATATTTTATCAAAAGCTGTCTATGCCTATATATGCAGTTATACTGGAAAAGGAAAGGATGCCTTTCCATCGCAAAATTTGATATGCAGAGATCTGGGGATAGGAAAAAGTACACTGGTAAAATATATCAAGGAATTAAAAGACAGAGGATATGTCCAGCATAAAGAAAAAGGGAAGTTTGCCCAAAATCTATATACTGTAAATGCTATACCGTGTATAGTTTCGTCGGATACGGTAGAAACCGATACGAATCCTACCGCACGCGGTCAGGTGAACACTAATAATAACAGTCTTAATAATAACAAAAAGAATAATAATAACATAAAAGATAAAAAGATAAATAATACACACACAGAGGTGGAAGAGAAAGCTGATGATAGTGCAGAACATAAAAATGAGATTGAGAAAGAAAAATTAAGTGATGCGCCTATGGAGATACAGGATATATTAAAAAAATATAAAGAGCTGGGACTGCCAGAGTATAACTACAGACCAGATAACTATGTAATCTTGGGAGTATGGAGAGAATTAGGAGCTGTAAAGCTTTTTGAAGCACTGACACTGATGTCGGAGTCTGAGTTTGTAAAAAACAACATGAGCGTCAACAGTATTTTCAAGATAGAAAACCTAAAGAAAGCCATGAATGGAAATTTTAAAGATAAAGAAAACAAGGGCAAAAAGAAGAACAGCTCCAAAAAAGAATTTAAAAGACCAGAATATAAAGATTTTACTGAAAAGTTGATAGATGGTGCTTTAAATGGAACATTAGGGGGAAATAAAAATGATGAAATGTAAATATTGCAATAAAGATTATGTGAGAAATGAAAATAGATATTTGGAACTATTTCCTGAAAGCCTTAGGAAAAATGTGGAATATATTCCAGCCTGTGACTGTCTGGAAAAGGAAAAAGAAAGGGAAATGGAGGAATTGGAAAGAAAAAGAGTTCATGAATGTATAAAAAATAAAGTGAAAAAATATGAAGAAATTTCTGTCATAGATAATAAATTTTTGGAAAGCAGATTTGAAAATGCAGATATGAGCAGTAAATATATGCAGTTGGGAAAGAAATATGCAGAGAATTTTCTGAAAAAAGACAAGCAGATAGGATTGTTGTTTTATGGGGGAGTAGGAACAGGAAAGACTTTTACTACAGCCTGTATAGCAAACTATCTCATGGAAAGAGGAAAGACAGTATTGGTAATAAATCTGGGGCTATATCTCAATAAAGTGGGGAGAGATTGGGGAGAAGCTGAAAAAAGATTTTTAGAACAGGTAGAAAAGTGTGATCTGATAATCATTGATGACTTTGGTACTGAAAAAGATCTGGATGAGAATCAATCCTGCTGGAGAGCTGAAAAGATATATAATCTCATAGATGCAAGGTACAGAAGTAATAAACCTTTGATATTATCTACAAATCTGATTTTCGATAGAGATGAAAAAATATGTGAACTAACTAAGAGGTTTTCTGTACATGGACAAAATAGGATAAGGGACAGAATAACAGATATGTGTTTTCCTGTAAAAGTAGCAGGGAAGAGCAAAAGAGGAATGACTCAAGAGGCATTTATAGAATTTATCTCATAAAAAACAAAAAAGGATTTAATAAAAAATAGATTAAAAGGGAGAATTACAAATGGAGAGAGAGGAATATATATACAAAAAACTAGGAAATCTTTCAGCGCTGGACAAGGCACTGGCAGAGGAAATAGTGGAGCATATAGGAGAATGGGCGACAATAAATGAGGCGGCAAAGTATTTAAAAAATCATAAAAATACTATCTACGAAAGAGTTGAGGAAGGAGATGTTATTTCCAGAAGAATTGGAAACAAAATTTTAATTTACACTAGAAGCCTGATTTTTTTATTAGAATAATTTTGAGTACTTCACGAATCGTCATAAATCGTCACAATTCATCACTGGTTTATTTTTTCTCAAAAAGGTATCATATACCTATGGAAAAAACAAAAACACAGGAGGTAGCAAAATGGCAACAGAAGACAATCAAGTAATATTAGCAGTGGTGCAAAAGGAAATTACAAAGGTGGAAAGTTCTATCAAAAGAGAAAAAGCTATATTGAAAAATATAGACGACATCACAGCAACTATTGAACACATAGCTGAACAGATAGAAGCAGGAACACCACTTCCAGAAAACTCAGCATATGAATCATATGGGGAATGGCAGACAAGTGCAGAAAAAGAGATCAAGTCTTATCACTCTTCACTGGAAACTATTGACAAGTACAGAAGCTTACTGGCGGCATATCACTTCTATGTGAAAAACAATATACCAGAGGCTTAATCACAAATTAAAAAATAGGGTAGTCTTTCAAGATTACCCTATTTTGCAAGGGAGCAGGTCATGAAAGAAATAACAACAAAATTTCTGAAATACTTTGTCTGTAAATGGCTGGGAACTAAAACTGTAGAAAATATCTTGATAGTTGCTATGAGAGAGCTAGTGAAAAGAACAGAAAGCAAAATCGATGACAGGATATTTGAAGCAGTATTTGGAAAACTGGAAGGGGAGAAAAGTGAATGAGAACATAGAAATCTATTTTAAAATCGTAACAACAACAGTCACTTTCCTTTTGGGATATCACAGGTATATATTTTCACTCTTTGAAAAAAAAGTAGATAGAACAGTGTGTGAAAAAGAAAGACTCTTCATAGAAAAATTCAGAGGAGAGAATATAAGGACACTAACTGATGGAATCAAAAGAATCGAAGAGAGAATGACAAGGATAGAAGAACAATTAATGAAACAGAACAAATGCTAAAAAGACTAAAAAAATCTTCCCATAAAAAAAAGAATAAAAATAAAAAAGGTCCTCAGTATAAATTTACTGGGGATTTTTGTATTTAAGAGTACTTTAGAAAAGTTCTCTTTTATATACAAATGCGAACAGCAAAAGGAGGTCATTCTGACAATAAAGTCCTATAAAATGTAAAATTGGAAATTGCAGACATATTTTATATTTATTAAATTTATGTATTTTTTTTGTGGAGGGAAAGATGATAGAAAAAATTATGAAGGCTGTAAAAAGTGGGAATAAGAAGAGGGGGAAAAATATTACAGTAGGGGCAGTAGTAGGAATGCTTCTCTCTTGTACAGCAGTAATGGGAGCAGATGAGTATTTGTGGATAAGAGAAGACAGTGGAGCGATAGAATTTAATACAGCAATCACTAATGATGCTAGTGGAGCTGGTGGAAATTGGAATGAAGCAAATCCATATAGTGATGAAAATATTTGGAATGCAGATACTAAAACTTATATAAATAATATGACATTATTATCAACTGCAATCAATATAACAGCAGATGGGTATGTAAGGGATGCAAGTTGTGCCTTAAAATTGAGTGGTGATTTAGGTGGAGTTATAAATAATAGTTTAATAATGGGAACGGATATAAATAATGTTGTTAGAGAAAGTAGTGGAATTTATATTTATGATTCCAGTAATGTAGAAACTATAACAAATAATGGCTTAATTACTGTATCAGCTGAGGGTAGTAATGGAATTTTTAATTTTGGTACTGTGGGAACTTTGACTAACACTGGTTCAATAATGGGAACAGGATTAACAGCTGGGCATGGAATTTATAGCGTTACCCCAACTTCTCCAGCTTCTCTAGCTAATTTAACAAATACTGGTTTAATAGCAGGAGTAGCTTCAAAAGGAGAAGGAAGTGGTGTTGTTTATATGAATGCCAATATGGAAACCTTAACAAATTCCGGATTAATAAAAGGAATAGGAAGTGGAAGTAGCAGTGGCTTAGGAATAGCAATTGGTGGTATGAGCGGAACAAGTGGTTCAATAGTAAATACTGGTTTAATAACAGGAACAGGAACTAGCAGTAGTTCTGGAATTACTAATAGAGCTAATGGAACTCTGGGAACTATTACAAATACAGGGATTATTTATGGGGAAAAGTTTGCAGTAAATAATGCTAATGCAACAATAGGATCTTTAAATAACTATGGAATATTAGCAGCAAAAACAGCTTTAGTTATTAGCACTTCTGGAACTATAACATCTGAAAATAATTATGGATTGATGTTTAAGGGATATAGTGGAAATTATACAGCAAAAGATGATATTGATTATGGAAAATTTGGAACAACTACTGAAATAGATGGATATACAGTAATAAATACAAAAGCAAAAGGAGTGAATAAAGACAATATAACAGGAACTGGAAGTCTAAAGCTTGAAAATGGAGTATTAACATACGATGATTCTATTGGAAATCCTCAAACAGAAAATGTTTCTTTAGATAAGAAATATATTCTAAATGGAATAACAGATACATTGCTTGTATCAACAGGGGATAATAAATTTAATAATTCAGTAATCAATGGCTATGAAACAGCAGTTATTTTTGATGGAACAGATAGTCAGCTTACTTTATCAGGAACAATAGTAAATGGAGGAACTGATGGAGCAAGTGATACTGTAAAAGGAAGTGCTAATAGAGATACTTTAACATTGCAAAGTGGAAGTATAGTTAATGGAAATATAAGCATGAAAGGTGGAGATGATACCTTTGTTATTGGCAGCGAAGTAACAATTAATGGGAAAATAGGTATGGGAGATGATAATGACACTCTTACAATAGAAAAAGGAAGTATTGTTAACGGAACTCTTGATGGAGGAAGTGGAAATGATATTCTTAATTTTAATCCAGAGACAACAAGAGCTTTTGGGAATAATGAAATAAATGTTCTGCATAATATTTCAAATTTTGAAAATATGAATATAAATACAAATGTAACTCTGTTTGAAAAAACTGTTAAAGATGATGGAACTATAACAGATTTAGAAGTGACAGGAGCAGAAAATATATCAATAGGAGCAAAAGGAGTACTTACTTTAAGAATAGATGCAACTAGGATAGATAATACAGGTGGAACAGATAAGATTATAGGTCATGCCCTATATGGAAATAATGGAACAATAGCTTCAACTGGTGGGAAATTTCTTTTAGCATTAAATGGGGCAGGAAATGAAAGTATAATAAGCTTTGGAACTACTGAATTAGATAACAGTTTAGTAACAGGAAGCGGAGGAACTTTTGCTACAACATCTCTTCTTCATAAAGTAAAAAGAATAGTAGGAACAGATAATGAGGTGATAATTACATCTAGAGCTGATCTTCCTACAGACATAACTTATGAAAAACTGAATGAAATATATCACAGCATTCTTTCAGTAGATGAATTAGGGAATTTTAATGTAGATGATGATGAGAAATTATCAACATTCTTAGGATACCTAAATGACATCTATGCAGGAAATCCTTACTCATACAGTTCTGAACTATCAAGAAAATCAGCAGGAATGTTTAGAGATATAGTTACTGATAACCAATTTAAAGCTGACACAGGAAAATGGATGATCTACGGTGGATTAACTCATGTAGATGGAGGAACTAAAGATACTTACTATGGAAAAGGGTACTATACATATGACATAGGAAGTTCTGACATGGATGCTGATACTAAGATAACTGGTGCATATATGTTAGGAGAATACGGAGTATCTGATACATTGACTTCTGGAGTAGTAATTGGAGGAAATAAATTGAAATCTGATCTGTCTAACGGTTCAAAAGTAGA
Coding sequences within it:
- a CDS encoding helix-turn-helix domain-containing protein — protein: MEREEYIYKKLGNLSALDKALAEEIVEHIGEWATINEAAKYLKNHKNTIYERVEEGDVISRRIGNKILIYTRSLIFLLE
- a CDS encoding autotransporter outer membrane beta-barrel domain-containing protein — encoded protein: MIEKIMKAVKSGNKKRGKNITVGAVVGMLLSCTAVMGADEYLWIREDSGAIEFNTAITNDASGAGGNWNEANPYSDENIWNADTKTYINNMTLLSTAINITADGYVRDASCALKLSGDLGGVINNSLIMGTDINNVVRESSGIYIYDSSNVETITNNGLITVSAEGSNGIFNFGTVGTLTNTGSIMGTGLTAGHGIYSVTPTSPASLANLTNTGLIAGVASKGEGSGVVYMNANMETLTNSGLIKGIGSGSSSGLGIAIGGMSGTSGSIVNTGLITGTGTSSSSGITNRANGTLGTITNTGIIYGEKFAVNNANATIGSLNNYGILAAKTALVISTSGTITSENNYGLMFKGYSGNYTAKDDIDYGKFGTTTEIDGYTVINTKAKGVNKDNITGTGSLKLENGVLTYDDSIGNPQTENVSLDKKYILNGITDTLLVSTGDNKFNNSVINGYETAVIFDGTDSQLTLSGTIVNGGTDGASDTVKGSANRDTLTLQSGSIVNGNISMKGGDDTFVIGSEVTINGKIGMGDDNDTLTIEKGSIVNGTLDGGSGNDILNFNPETTRAFGNNEINVLHNISNFENMNINTNVTLFEKTVKDDGTITDLEVTGAENISIGAKGVLTLRIDATRIDNTGGTDKIIGHALYGNNGTIASTGGKFLLALNGAGNESIISFGTTELDNSLVTGSGGTFATTSLLHKVKRIVGTDNEVIITSRADLPTDITYEKLNEIYHSILSVDELGNFNVDDDEKLSTFLGYLNDIYAGNPYSYSSELSRKSAGMFRDIVTDNQFKADTGKWMIYGGLTHVDGGTKDTYYGKGYYTYDIGSSDMDADTKITGAYMLGEYGVSDTLTSGVVIGGNKLKSDLSNGSKVDGSALYIGAYAKKYIGNLKVTAGTGFQYGDYDADRMAVNKVASDETKAVMKYSDNYNDITYDIYLNGRYSNSIGDNLFLEPYATLSYTYIDQEGANEGNKALAIETASKSFDYTVGKVGVDLKKVIPHEKGKSTFSAGVSYTRIFDGAEEEYITGRFKGGSDFDILVAHKNEHSIGLNAKYALELENGVLFDVKGTYSVERDSHNQSGKNKTKGEWIVGAGIGYRF
- a CDS encoding helix-turn-helix domain-containing protein — encoded protein: MDKVKMLGIYEEGYGVVAKKVMRDKTLNILSKAVYAYICSYTGKGKDAFPSQNLICRDLGIGKSTLVKYIKELKDRGYVQHKEKGKFAQNLYTVNAIPCIVSSDTVETDTNPTARGQVNTNNNSLNNNKKNNNNIKDKKINNTHTEVEEKADDSAEHKNEIEKEKLSDAPMEIQDILKKYKELGLPEYNYRPDNYVILGVWRELGAVKLFEALTLMSESEFVKNNMSVNSIFKIENLKKAMNGNFKDKENKGKKKNSSKKEFKRPEYKDFTEKLIDGALNGTLGGNKNDEM
- a CDS encoding ATP-binding protein, giving the protein MMKCKYCNKDYVRNENRYLELFPESLRKNVEYIPACDCLEKEKEREMEELERKRVHECIKNKVKKYEEISVIDNKFLESRFENADMSSKYMQLGKKYAENFLKKDKQIGLLFYGGVGTGKTFTTACIANYLMERGKTVLVINLGLYLNKVGRDWGEAEKRFLEQVEKCDLIIIDDFGTEKDLDENQSCWRAEKIYNLIDARYRSNKPLILSTNLIFDRDEKICELTKRFSVHGQNRIRDRITDMCFPVKVAGKSKRGMTQEAFIEFIS